A window of Romeriopsis navalis LEGE 11480 contains these coding sequences:
- a CDS encoding HAD-IIB family hydrolase, with protein MLICFTDLDGTLLNHDDYRYDAAIPVIRQLQAAGVPVIPTTSKTRAEVMGLRSALGLNAPFIVENGSGIFLEPNDQRFRFTYYGEVDGFKTMQLGVSYAEARAGLKAIAQLIGEPLSGFNDMTLAELQASTNLSFKDLQLACNREFSEPFLRPQTALDQLETIARRKRFKILVGNRFCHLLGAGASKGEAVNLIKQAWCEANPDRVGDVLTLGLGDSPNDISMLDAVDIPIVVPGVNGAHPELRGRAGYQIAPAMGCQGWAAAVTKVMQEVGVPVKLAV; from the coding sequence GTGTTGATCTGTTTTACCGATCTTGATGGCACTTTGTTAAATCACGATGATTATCGCTATGATGCCGCAATCCCGGTAATTCGACAGCTACAAGCTGCCGGGGTGCCCGTGATCCCGACGACGAGTAAAACCCGAGCAGAAGTAATGGGTTTGAGATCGGCACTGGGGCTCAACGCCCCGTTTATTGTTGAGAATGGCAGTGGGATTTTCTTAGAGCCCAATGATCAGCGGTTTCGGTTTACCTATTACGGCGAAGTCGATGGCTTTAAAACGATGCAGTTAGGTGTGAGCTATGCAGAAGCGCGGGCCGGATTAAAGGCCATTGCGCAGCTAATTGGGGAGCCGTTGTCGGGGTTTAATGATATGACTTTAGCCGAGCTACAAGCATCGACTAACCTATCTTTTAAGGATTTACAGTTAGCTTGTAATCGCGAGTTTAGTGAGCCCTTTCTGCGGCCCCAAACCGCACTTGATCAACTCGAAACGATCGCGCGACGCAAGCGCTTCAAGATTTTGGTGGGTAATCGCTTCTGTCATCTTTTAGGCGCTGGTGCATCCAAAGGTGAGGCGGTAAATCTGATTAAACAAGCGTGGTGTGAAGCAAACCCCGATCGGGTAGGGGATGTGCTTACCTTGGGCTTAGGTGATAGTCCCAATGACATTTCGATGTTGGATGCGGTGGATATTCCCATCGTGGTACCGGGGGTAAATGGAGCCCATCCCGAATTGCGTGGCAGAGCCGGTTATCAGATTGCACCGGCAATGGGTTGCCAAGGATGGGCCGCGGCGGTGACGAAGGTGATGCAGGAAGTTGGCGTCCCAGTGAAGCTAGCGGTCTAA
- a CDS encoding right-handed parallel beta-helix repeat-containing protein, which produces MRHLIQLTLLATSAVVLSAAQTPAAEPLNITVNSNADNIQADQVITLREAIALTNGDLNYEKLTRAEKSQITRSIIVNDQDWYHGKVRSHVKFALPQDQTQIRIQTSLPAIQTDGTIIDGTSQLSSQQTPLISLAPATNVPIMRGLHIKASGVTVKGLSFTGFGDIGLQTYQEPAGDIVIGQWETNDAPEQVVQDVVIAQNWLGTSRHLPLPNAFRSGFGVYIFNGQQIEIRDNWITQQRGSGIITGKTATNLYIHGNRINQNGQFGMADGIRLEGNIDRTNIQNNEINANSGSGIYLFKPQGRVTIAQNKIRNTAATRAAIYLMGNGHEVRQNNIKSVGSGVIIAAYPRSRRNQIRQNRFQTQNGLSVDLVSQRHVGVNHYFQGDGRNLATANYPSHWDFANGGIDAPQFLSREFIIGLDGTVEIRGKAMPNATIELYRTTSDQAGHAVLSQPLNTVTTDARGQFQITLGTLKATERISATVSHPDYGTSEASRSSVIRAID; this is translated from the coding sequence ATGCGTCATCTCATTCAACTGACTCTACTGGCAACTAGCGCCGTGGTTTTATCTGCTGCCCAAACGCCTGCGGCGGAACCCCTCAACATCACCGTGAACAGCAATGCCGATAACATTCAAGCAGATCAAGTCATCACATTGCGCGAAGCGATCGCCCTCACCAATGGCGACTTAAATTACGAAAAACTCACGCGGGCTGAGAAGTCGCAAATTACCCGCTCCATCATCGTTAACGATCAAGATTGGTATCACGGCAAAGTGCGATCGCACGTCAAATTTGCCTTGCCCCAAGATCAAACTCAGATTCGCATCCAAACATCCCTACCCGCAATTCAGACGGACGGCACAATTATTGATGGCACATCGCAGTTAAGTTCCCAGCAAACACCACTCATCAGCTTGGCACCGGCGACGAATGTGCCGATCATGCGCGGTTTACACATCAAAGCCAGTGGTGTGACCGTCAAAGGTCTGAGTTTCACGGGTTTTGGTGATATTGGACTACAAACCTATCAAGAGCCCGCTGGCGATATTGTGATCGGCCAATGGGAAACCAATGATGCGCCAGAGCAAGTTGTTCAAGATGTCGTAATTGCCCAAAACTGGCTGGGGACATCCAGACATCTGCCGTTACCGAATGCTTTCCGATCGGGCTTTGGTGTATACATCTTCAATGGCCAACAAATCGAGATTCGTGATAACTGGATTACCCAGCAGCGAGGCAGTGGCATCATTACCGGTAAGACGGCAACGAATCTGTATATTCACGGCAATCGAATTAACCAAAATGGTCAGTTTGGCATGGCCGATGGCATTCGCCTTGAAGGGAATATTGATCGCACCAACATCCAGAACAACGAGATTAACGCCAACAGTGGCAGCGGCATTTATTTGTTCAAACCTCAAGGGCGTGTCACTATTGCGCAGAACAAAATCCGCAATACGGCTGCCACACGCGCCGCGATCTACCTCATGGGCAATGGCCACGAAGTCCGCCAAAATAATATCAAGTCAGTTGGGAGTGGCGTAATTATTGCCGCCTATCCCCGGAGTCGGCGGAACCAAATTCGGCAGAATCGATTTCAAACGCAAAATGGCTTGAGCGTTGATCTCGTCAGTCAACGTCATGTTGGAGTCAATCACTACTTTCAAGGCGATGGTCGCAATTTAGCCACCGCGAATTATCCCAGCCATTGGGATTTTGCCAATGGGGGAATTGACGCGCCACAGTTCCTCAGTCGCGAATTTATCATCGGCCTCGATGGCACAGTCGAGATCCGCGGCAAAGCGATGCCTAATGCAACGATCGAGTTGTATCGCACAACATCGGATCAGGCCGGTCATGCGGTCCTGAGCCAACCACTCAACACCGTCACCACTGATGCCCGTGGACAGTTCCAAATCACCTTGGGCACTCTAAAAGCAACAGAACGTATTAGTGCTACGGTCTCTCACCCTGACTATGGTACGTCCGAAGCCAGTCGCAGCAGTGTGATTCGCGCTATTGACTAG